AACACACTCACTCTTGTAGACTTTCTTTGTTTTAATGTgggaaaaaatttaatacaatgtCTTCCATTCAATGCAATGTCTTCCTCACATTAACTGTACTCTATTATATCTAAGGTACACCTTCTCCCTTTCATGGAATTCATTATTTTGTCAataaatctcttataataatacgctaagtgtgtccgtctgtctgtgacaggcaaagtggatgtgttcattttcctttgatgtagccgaaatttcctttcaagtctccgaaaaagttatatccattttgctagctggtttactttgtttacatcacgtgatcaaaatggatcaacttgatttgctgaaataaatttaacggctttctgtacaaaaatggtgtccctcgacaccgaaaacaacaacaaaaaaagaacggtcccttcgtcttgaaaaaagtgcaaaaagtaattcagagaaagaaaagtccaagaagtgaattaagaagtggtagctagagctagaagtaaagtagtaaagttagaattagaaaataaaggctagagtttgaagtggatttaaaatcaataatagtaagaactttgatgtttttagacgtttagtttttatgtcactggagcaagcagactcgcattttccaagaaaagcctcaaattcttgaagttttatattttagcgcttttttaaaaacaaacctagccaccatatttgtttatgtttttgttgcataattaatgtatcccctggtgcgtaactaatgtgtttgtcctaaaattcaaaatgctacataaagctgttagctgactaacaaacggaaaactttggtttgttgaacttactgctcactgttatgttattatttttacattactattgtttctctttatatgtgttttactaagcataaatagctagctttagttttagctaagtgttcccaggttaagtatatttaactgggggtcttagctactgttagctagctaatgttggcCTCCAATGCCTGCTCTTCTCAtcccatggctagctctaacctatgacttatatttttattccttttttttaattatctatagctagctaccttagtttccttaacttcttttcttttatgagcacgatacaaaatctttaaagtcttgaacttttgcagatgtattttatatttcttttcgcatttcctgtaaactttacaaagggaccacgtgcaatatgacaagtggaattttttttttccagaatttaaagcgtcagcctacatgtaaaatgccaggttatttttacaggggggtgtagacatttgattggaaatttacatgggtttttgactttattttaatttatgagaggataGTCATTCGGTTCGGGaaggttgttcgtgtttttgtttgtgttgcaaactgctgttttttaaaattttcttttttgtgtgggaaaaagaccacatgcaatatatactgaaagcacaaattttgtagaattggcctccactgaaggctgttgtgtaagctaatggctttttcatagttcgtattataaacttttgttggggagaattaaactgtatgtgatgtcatttttgctggaagaaaattccatggtttcacgtttttgctaagatttttataattgtggtaatatataactgtgtttattgatgatgaaaaaacttttttgttttttatattttatgaaatgcctgatttttctataatttgatgtgtttacCTTTTTGTAGAAGATTTATGGACAatagcaatatagaacatgctaaatgaactgatttttgttgatttggatgtgctcctcaaaaaccgatctgttttacattttgtgttaacttttgtgaggacggaccgtatatgcactttgttttccaaaaataatatctttgttgattcaaatttactccttatttatttttgacattcacgtttaaaatggttggtaaaggtaactacagatcatcatactaaggaaaatttttttgtgttcttaacctgttaatttttacaatttgtgtatatatatttttaggaaacaggatagtatgtaatcgaataaatgattttccagatataaatttgatgttttttgacacttctgattgaaatattaaaggttttcaacgaagtaaatatttgagatgtcttatttctgactttattactGTATTATTGTAAGTGTTGTacttgattctatacattattttgattagtgtttcaagctctacacataatctttgttgattcaagtttattctttgctcattgattttttgacatttatgtttaaaattgctggtaaagggcagtacggaactaaaagagaaaatttttgtgttcttaactggttgatttttacattttgtgtaaatttttgtgggagaagatggtatgcaactgaaatgactgatttttctagatttaaatttgatgttttccaaactatggctttttcatatttttgtataagcgtaaggggaaaacaatatttaaactgtgtaaaaaacttatttttgttgatttgtgctaactcttggaggcctcctttttgacacttcagaataaaatactgagggttttcaacataatcacttataagatgtatatacatatttgagatgcgttatttctgacattgttattatccgtgttgtgactgttggtgttgtaactgtcggtcttcttactgtcggttttgtgagtttagtgttgtgagtgtcgatgtttgagtgtcgttgttgtaactttttatcaactagattttacaccttgcaagctgttcttttttattttgtgtaagatttgtgtggaggatttaatgcgatttgatatttgacattttgtgtaagattttaagaacatttttttgtatatgcactgctgacgtcagaaaaacatctaaaagaacctattttgccattgtccttctgcctaagtggatttttccacgggccttatcgactagtctatataataatacgctaagtgtgtctgtctgtgtgtctgtgacaagcaaagtggatgtcttcattttcctttgatgttgccgaaaaatgcatctctaatatgtcaaattttctgacgttacggcgcgacaaaaataacactactttaacgtcaatatcctatattaaattaatgaaaccattacagtgcacctaaaactttgagaccaaataacttggaaacgaggtggtgacgtcaatgatttttcaccgcgtgggtaactagggaccacctaggatcaatttgggtaattttcccaaacccggatccccgaatccgtttcggaatggacgggttgatgacgtcatcaaaaaacctttaaaccctaatatttcTGCAAACGTTTCTCAAAGGTACAtcatcttatacattttcttgatcagcgtttcaagatctatgcgatggaggcaacaggtatactaatttctaaaaaaatatttagggttTTGACGGTTctttgccgacgtcagcaaaatttttaatccctgatatctcattaggcgttcgtcgagaacATATGATTCTGTACGTTATTTTGACCagtgtttcaacctctacacattacagacaaagaataaacaaatttcgcaatgttttttttatctgcactgtactgctgacgtcagcaaaacatctaaaacaactttctttttattgaccttttgcctaagtggatttatccacggggttTATacactagtctcttataataatacgctaagtgtgtctgtctgtcacttttgcaaagtggataaaatttctttgataaagtctataaaacatcgcctataaatttgttctttaaattagcaaactttgacgttaaagcaatattgacgtcaaaggaaagtatattaagattagtgaagccattgcattgcacttttaaatttaaggcttaataacttggaaacgggtggaaataactgacgtcatctcctgcgtgggtaactagggaccacctaggaccaatttgggtaagtttcccaaacctgggtccccaaattcgtttcggaatgggtgggttgatgacgtcatcaaaaaacctttaaaccctaatatctctgcaaccgtttgtcaaaagtacataatcctatacattttcttgatcagcgtttcaagatctatacgatgaaggcaacaggcatacacatttctgaaaaaaaaagttttgtgttctgacatgtctctgctgacgtcatcaaaatttaaatgacggttatttttctctgttatcctgcctaagtggatttttccacgggccttatcgactagtgatAAAATGAAGTAAAAAGTAATtacgcatttttaaaaatttgactatttttatgtgtttttaccCCCTGGAGCACTAAAATTAGATTTATGTTTGTATTTTGAAGCTTACTAGAGAGTTCTGTTTAAGGATCTGCTAGAAATCTGAATCCGCTGATAATTATTAGGATAAGTGCTTTAGATTTTGAGGAAAAAAAGccaaaaaaggtaaattttttatagtttttgattctttttttgttgctttccccctgaaaaaataatttccaaaatattttaagcTTACATTATTCTATATAATATCATGAACATGTTGGCCAACTTTTATCATCATTGATTCAGTATTAGGTGAGCTATTGCCTTTTAACTTTAAAGTGTAATTTCCATTTGCACATGATAAGGGTTTAAGGGTCATTTTTAATGAACCCCCTGAATTTTTACAAAAGCTACCGAATTACCTAGGTTATCATACCTTTTCGGTATGTAGAGACCCTAAGGATAACAAAAAACCATGTTTGGCTTATTCCTAAGAGCTGAGCCGAAAAAATGGTCCAGCTCATGGGCTAATTGCTTGAAGTCCCTGGAGTAGTAAATTTTGTAGTGTTGAGTTTCAGAGGTGACGATATACAATCCTGATGTAGACATATTTTTTACGACAGAAAGATGTTTAATATGGTAGTCTAATACATCTAACACAACTTGTACATATTAGTAATACTTATATGAGTTTGCATATTCAGGAAAAGTCTTTAATTTTCTCCAATAAGTAAACGTAAATATTAAGAGCCTCTTCAGGTGTTGCTAGTTCACTCAGTGCATTTTGTCTCATGAAAAACTCCGCAAATTCTTAAAATTCGACAGTCGCATGCTCCATTTTCAACTAATTGGAAAACTCGTCAATGTCCTCTTTGTCAACCTCTTGCAAGTAACTCTGTGTGTTATATAAATGAGAAAGAAAATACATGCAGTTTGGCCTCCTGCGAGGACCACCACCATGGCTTCTAGAAATAATATGCGCATTCCATTGTTTAACCATAAAATCCAAGTCTTTTCGAATCAATGCCATAAAACAATATCGCACACAATCTAAAATCACAGGATCGGATGTATTAAGAATGTCCAAGTCGCTCATGTCTTGTAAAAAACGTCTCGACCACCCAATTCTGTCACGTTGTAACATTGTCCAATACGATTCAATTCTCTGATTTCTGGGAGATGTTGTGATTCTAAAAGATGTCGTTATGGTCGTGTCATCCTCATTAGAAAGAGAACGTAAGAAAACATGAATTGGTTGGATTAAAGCATGTTTGGTCACGTCATCAGCCTTTATTAGACGAGGAATACCCCCTAAATTAGCTACGGACTCCAAATAATGGCAGCAATAACTTCGGGAAGCTTGTTACTAGACCCAACCTTTAACCAAATTAACCTGCTAGAAAATCTGTCGATGCATCCATGTATGCTGAAACCGAAAGGCTTCAACTTATCATGTCCATCTATGTGCTAGACATAGTGCTAGACAATATGTGTGCTAGACAAGATGAAAGCCTTGTTTCACTTGTCTTGAGTCAAAGAGTGTGTAGGGCTTACTTTaatcggagaaactttcgcgagttgAAAAACTCGCGAATTGttttggataaactttcgcgaattgaggaatgcaaaaaatttcgcgagataaactttcgcgaatgaagatATTGATAATATTTCGCgatataaactttcgcgaataaagaaatttttgaaattcttttagATATTCTATAGGAAACAAGGAGCATGATacagaaaaattgacaaaagtttgttttcaaacatgttcAAACCTACATTTACATTCGCGGATACCATTACTACAGAAAAAATTGGTATCCCAAAAAAGAAGAGCACCTTGTTTGTTCTCATGAGGAGGATAACGCCTTCGATATATTTGCTATAAAAACATGCAAGGCAGATGGAACGATTGTTGGTCATTTACCAAGGGAATTGTCACGAACTCTAAAGTTTTTATTGATAAGGGGAGCAAGAATTTTTACAGATTTGACATCAACCCACTAACGGAGATCACCCTTAGTTCAAGGAGGCTTGGAAATTTCATGTAAAGTGACAGTAGAAGTGTCTCCAACACGAAAGAATATTCAGCTTCTTGATCGAGTGATAGAGCTTGTTGAAGCAACTTATGCTGAACCGACTTCGCCCGTTATCCTTGGTTCATTCTTGGCGGATGAGATTGAAGTTGATTTTCTATCAAAAGAGCAGCATAGCGCGACAAACATTTGATATACGTGACATGTTTAGTGGCAAAATACCTTCGAAGAAGCCTCGACTTGAAGAGAAACAGGGGAAGAAACCAGATACCATAATTATTGATTagataattcttctttttttacggAATAGATTCAAgcagaaaattcttttttctccATTTTCCTCCGAAATTTTCCTAAAAGAATAAAACTGACTCTTTTTCTCCCCTTAAatcaaatttatgaaaaaaagtgAAATTCATTAGCTGAAAATACTTCGGAATTtactggataaactttcgctaATGAACGATTTCAAATttttcgcgagataaactttcgcgaaacaggcccaaattcgcgaaagtttctctcgcgaaagtttttccgaATAAAGTATCCTCGACTGCCTTGTTGCGTTTTGAGTTAGTCTGGATCAAATCAAGCAAACAAGGACGATTTCAGTAGCCTTGCTTCGCATGTCTTGCGTCCTAGTATGATCCGAGAAATAGTCGAGACTATATGGTTTTGCCTCCACTGCTCTATTGCACATGTTTTGCGTCCTGAAGTGATACGGAACATATTCGAACACATGGGGATTCTCCGCAACGGTCTTGCTACACATGTCGCCGGATGATCTGGGACACTCTTCTTTTATTTCAGATTGAGGCAATGGACTTTTCATCCTTGTGGACAATTCTGGAGGTTTGAGTAGGGACTTTCCCCTCTTTACTTAACTTCTGCATCGTTGAATGTTGTCGGCAGTTTTTTATCACGTGACTTTTTTTAATGCATGCAGCAATTTTTCTCAGGAATTTATGAGAATTTTTGATAATGACGTCAGGGGTTTTTGGGGGGATAGCTGCAGCAGGGTAAGCAGGGATTTGACCATAAGAAGCTAAAATCCTGTATTGGGTGATCCCGTTCTACTACTACTTTCTGCACTCCTGCACACGTATAACGTATAACGGTTTAGTGCGCACGGAACCACCTATGCTTAGGTGATAAAACCTAGCATACTTGTAGAAAGTCTAAACACAAACAGATTCcaggtaagaaaataatttgataATGTGAGAATTTTGAGAATTGACGTCACACGTGCGTAAAATAGGCCATTTTcccaattttgaaataaaattgaatttctCAATTATTACTGACGTCATTGCCCTAATTTTTGGTAGACTTCTTCATAGAATAGGAATAAACTAATTTCGTATAAAGTAATAATATTAACGACGTCATTAGGATTGAAAGTATGTGCACAAAAGTTTCTTTTATTAATTAAGAAGGTAAAAATATTCGTTTTTCAGGAAATATTGATGTATATTATGTTAAACTTGACACACAAAAAAATCGCCGGATCAATATTTCGTTCAAATCTGGTCCGTAATTTATACATTGCCACTAAGTAACTCGACTGTATTCTATTATTAACTCTTTAGGTTCTATTTGCACTGCTTCGTAAGCAACACTTAAGCAATAACACAGCCTAAGCAGCAACGTTCTTTATTTTAGCCGAAAGAAACTGGTCTTCAAAATCTGTTTGCGGGATGGCAGCCCGTGACTTCAAACGATGCTATGGCCCAAATCGGCATTTCTCTTGAGCCGATGGCAGAAGTTGCAGGAAAGACACCGGTTGTCAATAGCGACGCTTCCACCGTGAATTCGTTTGTAGAATTTACCCAAAAGATGTTGACGCACGTGTTTAATTTCTGTTCGTCTTTCGCGCAAACACAAGTCGAGATGAGTATGCAACCAAACGAAGTGTTCGTGCCGCTGAGTGCTCTTCAAAAATGGTACGAAACATTTCAACGCAAAATGACGATGGATCCGACTTTTTGGAAAAATCTATAgaatttatttgtaatttttttttaaacgtctTATTATTCTATTAACGCggcttttttgttttctgtttaaatttccaCCTGTCGAGGCAGTAAAAAAGGAAGGTCAATAAGACATTTTGGTTGGATTCCATCCGTCTTTAACTGTCTTTCTTATAATTCACCATACTCGACCCAAATACTGGTACGTTTGTCACGCTTCACTAACTGCAGTAAAACAATAGTATATGTTGTGTGATTTCTGGCTATGTCCAGGTATCGATCTCGTGATCTAGATGAAGACTCGTCCAGATTTTGTTTAAGTAAACACAATAACCCTATTTCCATATACAGTTATGTTCCGCGGAATACACATGCGAAAACACAGAATAACATGTCAAAAAGATTACCTTTTTTTGCGCGGTTAGAAGAAATTTTTGCGGAATTAATTTCCCCGTTTAAGGAGTCCATAAACACCGTTCTGAGAAGATCTAGTAGATTTTACAGAACTAATTTTTGCGTTTGGCTACTATCTGGTAAATTTCGTCTTTATGTTTATTTACGGTTTTATATTTCTTCtactattaaaaatattttacagaagTTATATAAATTCattgttaaccgtctggatttttCAAGCGGGCAATAGGgttttttaggcattctgattggcttagcgctcttgacgacgggccgatattttgcggtattgcccgtcgtcaagaaaaatgatagcttaaaatgtaaacaagcacgaaaaacaagttttaagaagcattggaaatgattatatatctaactcctacaatacatttatcgataaaaacattttcataggataaacacaacaacaatgtcaagtttaacagttaaaataaccagattcagCAACTTTCCGTGTGGTACTTCTTCAAcatggctagttaactagctacattgtccataaaaaacggtgctgatatccagttttatcaCAAATACTAAATACAGGGAGACGAAATCATAACAAATACGTCTCCTCTTATTTTCAGATTCGTTCCTTTAGCTTTGTGGTTACCAAGTCAATATCAAGCTCGTTGAAGCCCATGTTTTTCTTGTTTACCTtgctagttaaaaaaattacttcaatattcgttgtaactatattttagctccgcattcaactttacacattattctgtacgtgtcgaacatcgtaatcggttaacaaatacaataataaccgattaccccgtgCTGTACTGAAAATATCgccctcagtcattgcaccgacctcgcaagctcgatcggcacttagacctcgggcgatattttgcggtacagcccgggctaatcggttattattgtattaatattaactagtcgataaggctcgtggagaaatccactttggcaggaggacaatgtaaaaattggttattttagactttttgagaatgtatatgatcatgtgcttttgatgaactgttaatgagatataagggtttaaaaattttgctgacttcagcaatggcccgtcaaaatgccaaaattttttttacaaattttatcgtatagatcctgaaacgctgatcaagagaatatataggatcataaacttttgataaacgattgcaaagatattggggtttgaaggttttttgatgacgtgatCAACTCgaccattccgaaacggatttggggacccaggtttggaaaacttacccaaattggtcccatgtggtccctagttacccacgcggtgataaatcattgacgtcaccacttcgtttccaagttatttggcctcacaATTTTaaatgcactgtaatggcttcattaatttaatataggatattgacgttaaactaGTGTTATTTACGACGCTgcgtaacgtcataaaatttaacatttgagacatattttttttcggcgacttcaaagaaaatttcggcgacatcaaaggaaaatgacgatatccactatgaccgtcacaaacactccgtattattatataagactagtcgataaggcccgtgaaaaaatccacttaggcaaaaggccaatgaaaaataggttgctttagatgttttgctgaggTCAGTAGTGCATATttatacacacaaaaaaatgtttttaaaatcttacacaaaatgtcaaagcgcattaaatcctccacacaaatcttacacaaaataaaaattgaacagcttgcaaggtgtaaaatctagttgataaaaagttgcaacgacactcacaacatcgacactcacaacaccaatactcacaaaaccgacagtaagaacaccgacagttacaacaccgaaagtcacaacacggataataacaatgtcagaaataacgtatctcaaatatgtacatcttataagtgattatgttgaaaactctcagtattttattctgaaatgtcaaaaggaggcctgcaagagttagcacaaatcataagttctttacacattttaaatattgtctttcccttaaaagcttatacaaaaatatcaaaaagccatagtttcaaaaacatcaattttaaatctagaaaaatcggAGCTGCTCCACTTTGTAATTCAtcgttgccccactttgtaattttcggagctgccccactttgtaataatgtcttgccccactttgtaatttttatgacgtcatcttttgttatgttatcgGTGTTCTGGATGCTCTGTCTTATTATTTGCAATGAAACGCGTGTCACACGTTAGTAGAatgattacttttaatttttattagcaAGCGTTGTAACATTACATGCACTGGCTTTCcttttgtgaaaaaatgtacTAGCTGAAGTGTTTTTATACCATAACATAACAGAAATATAATACAAACAGTAGGTAATGTGTTTTTTGCATAACATAAGAAATAAACTTGTAGCAATCTTAACATAACAAGAAGACTAATCAGTTCGAGGATTTCAACGTGACCTGTTTTACAGCAAGCAACGTGTCACCTCGGGTATATCTACAAATCAAACTCAGGTAAAAAAGCACTACTTCTAAATAGAAtgaaagaaagataaaaaatgtgaaCAAATATACGACAATTTCTACCTGTGTGATTTATTGGAAGCAATTTACTTGTCAAAAAACATTAGAACGTAAACGAAGACTATCGAAAATAAAAGCTGGAATGAATAAAAGACTAAAAATCACTTCTTCGATTTCCACACAATGTTTTCTATTATATACCAACCATAGGCCAGCAGTTGTAAATTTAGCCATGCCGTGTTCCATTTCGGATGGTTCAGGATGGTCTTCCGCTCTATCACCATTCCAGAGAATGAGCCGGCACTTTTTACAATCCTTTGCATGCCCACCCGGATTGAATTTGATGCTATTCTAGCTTTTTTTTATGGAAGGATCTTTTTATACGGTACGTAAACTCTTGGCAAAAATTTGCGTAATTTTTCGGAATCACAAACAATTCTCCAAAATTTACATACGTTTCGCAAGTGTGCATATGTGGCAACGATTTGCGAGGGCCAATTGTAATCGCTGCATTGCAATACTTACATCAAGATCGTTTCTATAATTTCTGGTGGCAAATCATAGAAGTTGAAAACTAGAAGGCGAGGTTTTCTTCCCCATGCCtttacatttaatttaaaatgatcacGGTATGAATATAACCTACCTCATTTGCAGTGACTGGTTTAGGAACTGCTTTGTTGTTGAATTTCacagtaaattttttaaactcagCATCATTTGATGTTATACCGAGAATTTTTCTGCCACTGATTCCCGCATATCCGTCCGTAGCTCTGTTCCTTAGTTTCTTATATCCAGCGgatttactttttttgaatgttttcgcTACCACTTTTTTTAATTCACTTTTTTCAAAACTCGTTTAccttgataaaaaattaatccaTTCGAATCTATTTTCAGATCATTTTTTAATCTCCAGTACTTGATGTACGCGCTTCTGTGAGTGGCAGTCCTGTCTTTCACAGGGATTTTGGATTGTCCATCGTTCATTATCCACTCCGCTATTATCTCATACTCGTTTTCTCGCATTGGATGAATGTAACTTAACAATACGAACCTTAATTTCCATAACAAAATCAAGATAAGAAATTTGCGAAACATGTCTGGTCCAAAAActattcctaaaatcaaaaTCCGTTAAATTAAGTATATGCCGATGTCCAAAATCTTATCCTATCCGGTCTAGTCCAAAAACCAAGTGTATTTGATGTAAGTAATAAATTATCTTTATGCTGATAATATGTCATAAACCTCTCTATAACTTGCTACAACACAACTAACTTTATCAAACCTTGAACAGCTTGATGATTATTATTCAGAAGTTATTTCATTGTTTTGACACCTTGATAATAATGGTGGCGCGTGTCGCTGCAGAACTCATGAGAGAATACTAGCTGGTGATAATAAAATTTTCgaaaatacaaatacaaaaaaacataacacttttactcattttttacttttttacttttacttgttttctgagttttcttttttccaaaaaaaaatccaactgcagctataatattttaatatactTTATCACGTGTACAATGTACCTGCAAGCATATATCCACTTTATCATTTTTACTAACTTCCAATTTAAGTACCCTTTCAGTGTGCTTCGTTTTTAATTCATATCGTGCAACCTCCTTCTAAAGCTTTTTTCTATGGGAGCGTCTGAAAGGCTATTGATGAGCAAAATAAACCaataattacaaagtggggcaagacattattacaaagtggggcagctccgaaaattacaaagtgg
This DNA window, taken from Hydractinia symbiolongicarpus strain clone_291-10 chromosome 15, HSymV2.1, whole genome shotgun sequence, encodes the following:
- the LOC130629164 gene encoding protein Hikeshi-like, whose product is MSTPPMFGCVVPGRLVQFDAQQVSETQVIFNLPCCDQINHVALFLTGSQPLPDGCAAAIYLCWPKPTPAWFMLGHISNDKPSVIFKVAKPKETGLQNLFAGWQPVTSNDAMAQIGISLEPMAEVAGKTPVVNSDASTVNSFVEFTQKMLTHVFNFCSSFAQTQVEMSMQPNEVFVPLSALQKWYETFQRKMTMDPTFWKNL